The genomic region TCATTGCATCTATTATTAAAAGGGATCAGTGGCATAATCGAGTTCCTGAAATTTTTCCAGAAATAAAGGGAAATAAAAAAATAACATCTGTTTTAGCACTTTCAGAGGCCGTAACTCTAGCTGGAAGTTTAGGTGGGGGTAAAAAAGGTGCACTGCTTTACAATTATATAATTGATAATCATGAAGTGGTTTATGTGGATAAGGATCTAAGTTTCAAGGCTATGGAAACTTTCCTTCAATATAACGGTAGCCTTTCTTTTGCAGATGTTGTTTCCTTAGAAATTATGCAGCTTGTTGGGGCAGATACTATTGTTTCATTTGATTCTGATTTTGATAAAGTGAAAGGAATCAGAAGAATACATTAACAAGCTTCGTAGTTTCCTGTTAATATTATTGATCTTAAATTTTTAAATTTGCCAGTTTTTCTGTAGTTTAGCTTTCTATAAATCTCATTATCTTAAAGTATACTTGATTTATGCACAAACCAAAGGATATATTCAACATTGCCAGATGCTCTATCATTGACCTCGCAGTAGGCGACGCACTCGCACTAGTTATAGTTTAATTCTTATTTTTATATATCAGGATTCTGCAGTATTGAAGTGTATA from Methanobacterium veterum harbors:
- a CDS encoding type II toxin-antitoxin system VapC family toxin; the protein is MIFIDSSFFIASIIKRDQWHNRVPEIFPEIKGNKKITSVLALSEAVTLAGSLGGGKKGALLYNYIIDNHEVVYVDKDLSFKAMETFLQYNGSLSFADVVSLEIMQLVGADTIVSFDSDFDKVKGIRRIH